From Mucilaginibacter rubeus, a single genomic window includes:
- the rplI gene encoding 50S ribosomal protein L9 — MEVILKQDVKNLGDKDDIVNVKPGYGRNYLLPKGYAILATESARKVLAENLKQAQFKQEKIRKDADAIAARLEGVKLNIGAKAGETGKIFGAINTIQIADALKKEGFDVDRRRITFDQEPKFVGEYVANINLHKEVKVQVPFEVVAE; from the coding sequence ATGGAAGTTATTTTAAAACAAGATGTAAAAAACCTGGGTGATAAAGACGATATCGTAAATGTGAAACCAGGTTATGGCCGTAACTACCTTTTACCTAAAGGTTACGCCATATTAGCTACTGAAAGTGCACGTAAAGTTTTAGCTGAAAACCTTAAACAAGCTCAATTTAAGCAAGAGAAAATCCGTAAGGATGCTGATGCTATTGCAGCCCGTTTAGAAGGTGTTAAACTGAACATTGGTGCTAAAGCCGGCGAAACTGGCAAAATCTTCGGTGCTATCAACACTATCCAAATTGCTGATGCATTGAAAAAAGAAGGTTTTGACGTCGACCGTCGTCGTATCACTTTTGATCAGGAGCCAAAATTTGTTGGTGAATACGTAGCCAACATCAACCTGCACAAAGAAGTTAAAGTTCAGGTTCCGTTTGAAGTAGTAGCGGAATAA
- the rpsR gene encoding 30S ribosomal protein S18, which translates to MANEQIKYVTAPKVEDNRKKYCRFKKNGIKYIDYKDANFLLKFINDQGKVLPRRLTGTSLKFQRKVAQAVKRARHIGLLPYVTDSLK; encoded by the coding sequence ATGGCTAACGAACAAATTAAATACGTTACCGCTCCAAAAGTGGAGGATAACCGTAAAAAATACTGCCGTTTCAAAAAGAACGGTATCAAGTATATCGATTACAAAGACGCAAACTTTTTATTAAAGTTCATTAACGACCAAGGTAAAGTATTACCACGTCGTTTAACTGGTACTTCATTAAAATTCCAGCGCAAAGTAGCTCAGGCTGTTAAACGCGCTCGTCACATCGGTTTATTACCTTACGTTACAGATTCATTAAAATAA
- the rpsF gene encoding 30S ribosomal protein S6 codes for MQQYEIVIVLTPLLSEEVAKEANAKFSKILTDGGAEIVQEDNWGLRKLAYPIQKKTTGYYHLTEFKAPGELINKLEVELRRDERVLRFLTIALDKHAIAYNDKKRSGAFNKKPAAKAEEAAN; via the coding sequence ATGCAACAGTACGAAATCGTGATCGTTCTAACCCCGTTGCTTTCAGAAGAAGTTGCTAAAGAGGCGAATGCCAAATTTAGCAAGATCTTAACTGATGGCGGAGCCGAAATTGTCCAGGAGGATAATTGGGGTTTGAGAAAATTAGCGTACCCTATCCAAAAGAAAACTACAGGGTACTATCACTTAACTGAATTTAAGGCTCCGGGTGAATTAATTAACAAATTGGAGGTAGAGTTAAGGCGCGATGAGCGTGTATTGCGTTTCCTGACCATTGCTTTGGACAAACATGCCATTGCTTACAATGACAAAAAACGCAGCGGTGCTTTTAACAAAAAACCAGCAGCTAAAGCAGAGGAGGCAGCAAACTAA